The Deinococcus multiflagellatus nucleotide sequence CCCGCCTGCCAGTGCGGCGCCTGGGCCCATCACCACGCCCAGCGCAGCGTCAAAAGCCATCGCCTTGGGATCCAGCACGCCCTGCATCAGGCCAACCTTGTCTTTGTATTTGTCGTCGGTGCGCAGTACCGCATTCTGGGCCAGACGCCCCAGCGCCCCGCCCCCGGCGCTCCCCGCTGCCATGATCAGCAGCGGCGCGGCCAGGCCCCCGGTCAGGCCCGTGAGGGCTGCGGCGCCGACGGTGACCCCCACGGTCACGGCCAGACGCGCCAGGGTGGCCTTGCCCTCGGTGGAGGTGGCCCATTTCCACGCTTCGGAGGCATTGCCCTTGACCGCGTTGACAAGGCCCTTCACGCCGCCTTTCTTGATGGCCTGGAAGGCGGTGAAGGCCGCGCCGGTGCCCAGGAGCAGCGCGGTGGCGGGACGGTTTTTCAGGAACTTGCCCAGCCCACCCTTGGCCGTGCGCAGCGCGCGGGTGGCTTTGGCGCCAATGCGGCGTTTCAAGCTCTGGGCCTTGGTGGCAGCGGTCTTGGCCAGCGCGGCAATCTTGGTTTTCGCGCTCGCTGCCGCTGCGGTCAGACGTTGGCGGACCTGCTGCCCGGCCGCTTTGGCCTGCGTCCAAGCGTTCTGGGCACGGGTCTTGACGTTGTTCAGCAGCCCCGTGGCGGCCGTCTTGAGCTTGGTGCGGGCCGCGGTGGCCTTGTCCCGCAGGTTGAGCGCCGCTATCGACGCCGCTTGGCGCAGCGTTCCCGAGATGATCCGCGCTTTGTCTTTCAGCTTGGTCTGCACCTGCACGACCGTGGAAGCGGCGCGGACGGCCAGCTGGTGGGCCTGGACACGCAGCTGCGCGGCCTTGTCTCTGGCGCTTTGTACCGCCTGTTGCCCCTTATCCTTGACCGTTTGCAGGGTTTTGCGCCCGTATTCGCGGGCGGTCTTGCCTGCCGCCTGGATCTGGGTGCGGACCCTGGCCCGCAGCGCCTGGGCCTGCTTTAGGGTCTGACTGGCCGCCTCGCGCGCCGCCTTGATTGCCGGGGCCGCTGCTTTCTGCACGCGGGCCACGGTCTTTTGAATCCGCTGCTGGGCGGCTTTCTGCACGGTGCCGACCGCACTCTTCAACTTGTCCCGGGCAGAGCCGGCCAGCTTTTTCAGGTCGCCCAGGCCCCAGCGTTGTACGGCGGTTGCGGGGGCTGGGGAGGCCACCTGACGCTGCACCGGGCGCGCCTTCTGAGGCATAGGAGTGGCGGCGAGCTTGGCGCCCATCGTCCGGGCCTCGGCTTCCAGCCCAGCATCGGGGTCCACACCCGGGCCGACGCGCCCTTGCGACTGCTGCACGGTATGGGTGACTTCATGCGCCAGCAATTCCAGGCCAGATTGGCTGTTCGGATTGAATCGCCCTGATTGAAAGAAAATGTCGCTGCCGGTGGTGAAGGCCAGGGCATTGACACCCTTAGCGAGCCTGTCCGCTTCCGCATCATCGTGAATACGAACACGGGACAGGTCATGGTTGAGCCCTTGTTCGAGGTGCCGTTGAATCGCTTCGGGCAGAGGATTGCCTCCGCCCCGTCGGGCTTGAATGCGCTGCAAGACTGGCTGCGTCGCTTCCGCATCCAATTCCGCCAACTGCCGCTGTAGGGTCTGGCGGTGGGCAGCGGTGGCTGATAGGGCCGCCTCAGCCTCGTAGCGCTGAACGGCTGTGTCCACGGCTCGCTGAAGGGCTAGGCGTTCCCCAGGGGGCACCAGGCCCAGCACCACGCGGCTGACTGGCGCACTGATCTCATGGCGTTGCAGGGTCGCTAAATGCTCGCCGTAGGTGTCGTAGCGGGCTTGGGCGGGGCCGCGATCTGCACGAAAGCCTTGGACCAGCGTATTCGCTACTTGTCGTTGCAGCGCCGTGAACTGGGCATATTGCCGCGTGTCCAGGGACTTGCCTTCAACCTGCTCGGCCCGGTGGCGCATCACCGTCACCCAGTCGGCGGGGCTTTGGGGCTTGGCCGGCACTGGCTGGACCTGTCGCTGAATCGGTGCAGCCTCTACCTGGGGCAGGGCGGCCAGCTGCTCACTGACGATTTGGCGCTGAACAGCGAGCCGGGTTACCTCCTGCTGCTCTAACCCTGAGGCCCGCAGCATGGGCCCAGCCGCTTGCCGCTGCAATGCCTGAGGCCGCCACAGGTGGGCCTGGGCGCCGCTGATCGCTGGGTGGGGCGCAAGGTCTGGGGCTTGCACCGGGGCAGGGCCGCGCCGCGCCGCTTTCTTGGTCAGGGACGGACCCTGGTGTTCAAACATGCCGTAACCTCCGGAACTTAAGCTTGACAATAAGTCATTTGTGCCCCGGAAGCATGGGCTGCTTAGCGAATCCGGGTCACCTGCCGCGTTTCGGGATCGTTCATGTGCTCCAGGCGCAGCACTGGGGCGTCCGGGTAATCGGTGTACAGCCCTTCGCCCCATTCAATCAGGCTTAGGCGGCTGCGCTGCACCTGCTCGTCCAGGTCCATCTCGTACAGTTCGGCCACGTCACGCACGCGGTAGGCGTCCACGTGCAGCACTGGCCCCGCCGGGGTGGGGTAGAGGTTCATCAGGGCGTAGGTGGGGCTGGTCACCGCGCCGTCAAAGCCCAGGGCCGCCACCAGCCCCTGCGAGAAGCTGGTCTTGCCGGCGCCCAGTTCACCTTCCAGAAACAGCACCGTGCCGGGGGCCAGGGCCATCCAGGCGGCGCCGAACGCGTGCTGCTCGCTGAGCCCACGCAGCACCCGGCGCTCGCCCACGGCCAGGGGCAGGGTCACGGCAACCCGGTGTCCAGCCACGCGCCCACCTGCTCATCCAGTTCGGTCCAGTTCTGGGCGCGGCCCAGGCGCCACTCGCCGGGCACCGTGCTGCGCGCCGACCAGACGTGGGTGGCGTCGCCCATGTCCAGGCGGTGCAGCCCCAGCGCCGTGGCCTGGGCCAGCAGCGCCGCCATGCCCTGCGCCGAGAGGGTCTGGGCGCCCTGGCGAATCTGGCCGCCTTCCAGGGTCCAGGTTTCCGCCGGTTCAGCGCTGGCCACCGGGGCGGGTGCCGGCGTAGGCGGCGTGGCCGGCGCCGAGAGCAGCGTGTCGAAGATAGATGCGGGGGTGCCGCCACTGCTGGGGGGCGGCGGGGGCGGGGCCAGGGTGGGGTCCGGGTTGCTGGCCAGCGGGGGGGTGCTTTCCTCGAAATCGAACACGTCCAGCAGGCCGCTCAGGGCGTCCTGGCCGAAGGTCGAGGTGACCTCCTGCGCGGCGCGGTATTCGGCGTGGGCCTCGGCCAGCAGGGCCTCGGCGTCGGCCAGGGTCTGGGCGTAGCGTTCCCGGGCCTGGGCGCTCAGTTGCCCCAGGCGGCGCTGGGCGCGCAGGGTGTCGGCCAGGCGCCCCAGGCGCTGGGTGGTTTCCCCGGCGAGGTGGCGCACCGTGTCGTACTCCTGCACCACCCGGTCGGCGCGGGCGTCAAAGTCCTCGCGTTCCTGGGCGGCGGCGCCCATGCGGCGCTCCAGCACGCTCCACAGGCTGGCGGGGTCCACGCTGCCGCCCTGGGCCAGCCGGGCGCGGGCGTCGGCCAGCAGGGGCGCCAGTTCGGCGCTGGCGCCGGGCACGTTGCGCGCCGAGCGCTCGATTTCCAGCAGTTCGCGCTGCAGTTCCAGCTGGGCGCGGGCGTCCACGCCGGCCTGCAGGGCCTCGTGCATGGCCTGCAGTTCCTGCAGTTCATCGGTGGCGAGGCTGCCGCTGTCCAGCAGGTGACGGGCCGAATCCAGGGCAATGCGGGTGTCGGCCCCCGCCTGCACCCGGCCCAGTTCGGCTTCCAGGCGGGCAAACTGCTCGCGCTGCAGTTGCAGCAGGGCGCCGCGCTCGGTTTTCAGGGCCTCGCGCCAGCCGCTCACCACGTCCTCGGTCAGCTTGGCCTGGGCCTGCAGGGCGCGCAGGCCCTCGTGGCGCTCGCGCAGGTCGGGGCGGGCCTGCAGCAGGGCCGTAAATTCGCGTTCCACGCTGGCCAGCTGCTGCGCGGCATGTTCCTGTTCCAGCGCCAGCACGCGCGCCTGGGCATCCGGGTCCAGAATGGTCGCCGAGGTGGGCACAGCCGGGTTTTCCACCGTCTGCACCACCGAGGATTCCAGGGCCTTGCGCAGGTTAAAGGTGAGGTTGCGCGCGCGCTCCACCTCGCCGGGCAGCAGCGTGCCCTGTTTCTGGGCCTCGTCAATCTGGCCGATCAGGGTGTCCAGGCGCCGCACGTCCTTGCCGCCCATGCCCTGCACCCGGGCGAAGGTGGCGCGCAGTTCTGCGAGGTCCTGGCCCTGTTCCACCAGCCCTTCTTGCAGGCGGCGGTCCATGGTGTCAATCAGGTTCTGGCCTTCTTGCACCAGGGCGCTGATGTCGCGGCCCTCTTTTTCTTCCTGGCGGGCCACGCTGAGCACGCCGCGCAGGCGCTGGGTTTCGGGCCAGTCAAAGTACAGCGAGAAGCGCCGCGCACCCTCTTCCAGCCCCAGCAAGGAGCTGAGCTGGTTGGGCAAGAGGCGCTCCTGCGTGGACTTCATGATCTCGTTGAGCACTTCCGAGACGCGCTTTTTGGCCAGCGGCGCGGGCACGCTCAGCTGCAGCCGCTTGAAGACTTCCTTTTTCAGAATGTCTTCGAGCATCCCCGGGTCAATGGTATCCAGCGAGCCGCCGCGCGCCTGGGCGGCGTCTTGCAGAATGCGTTCCAGCGCGCGGGGCGAGACCAGATCGCCCAGCATCTTCACCGGCAGTCGGCTGAGGGTCGCCATCAGAGTTCCTCGTCCCAATCAACGGTGGCAGCGCTCTCCACGGTGGTGTTCTTGGCCGAGCTGCTGCCCGCGCCCAGCAGCCCGAACTGCTCGCACAGCCCCCGGAACCCGAAGGCCATCAGGCCGATGGCCACCGCGCTCAGCAGGGCCCAGATCGGCAGGGCGTAGGCGCTCTGGGTCAGTGTCAGGTTGGTCAGGCCGCGCAGGGCGCCGGCCCCGAACACGTCGCCCAGGGCGCCCAGAAAGCCAAAGACCCCTTCAAGCATCAGCGGCAGCATGAGGAGGGCCAGGCCCGTCATGATGGCGCGCCAGTAGGTGTTGCGGCCCCCAAAGGCGAGGTTCAGCAGGTACAGCGGCGCGGCGGTGGCCAGCGCCAGCAGCAGGAACACCAGCACCCGCAGCCAGCCCGAGAACCAGCGGCTGATGCCCAGCGAGGTGGTGTCCAGGGCGCTGGCCCCCTGCCCGGCCTGCTGGCGCTCGGCGTTCGCCAGCCCGCCAATCAGGGCCTGCACGTCGCTGACCCGCAGGGCGCTGCGGCCCTGGGCGCGCTCGGTGGCCGCCGTGACCTGGGCAAACGCGGCGTTGTCGCGCAGCGGGGCGGGCACGCGCGCCAGCGCCGCCGAAGCCTGGGTCAGGGCCTCGCGCGCCGCCGCCGCGTCGCCGTGGCCAGCCGCCGCCTGGGCGCGGCCCAGTTCGGCGTACGCGGTGGCCAGGGCGCCCGCCGCGCTGGCTGTGGCCGCCGGAGCCGGCTGCGGGCGGGGTTGGGGTGCCGGGGTCGGGGTGGGTGCGGGGGTGGGCGCCGGGGTGCCCTGGGCCGGGGAGGTGGTGGGCTGCCCGCCGCTGCCCCCCGTCCCCGCACCGCTGCTGGCCGGCGGGGTGGCCAGCGAGCGGTTCAGGGCCGCCGCGCCCTGGCGCAGGGTGCTTAAGGAAGTGGCCAGCGCGGCGGTGTCGCCGGCGGTCAGTTGCCGCAGGGCGTCGCCAAACTGCGACACCCGCAGCGTGCCCACCCCAGTGGCGTCCTGCACGGTGGTAAACCAGCCGGTGGCGCGCGCCAGATTCACGTACGACGCCGTGGTCTGCTCGGCGCGGGTGGCCTGCAGGGCGCTCACCACCTTGGCCGCCGCCGCGCGCTGCAGCTGCCACGCGGTGCGCTCCAGTCGTCCGGCGCGGGCGTCCTGGGCCAGGGTCTGGCTGGCCGCCCCCAGGCCAAATTCGCGCGCCAGCACCTGCAACTGGGCGTCACTGTTGTCGGGGGCGGCGCTCAGGGCGGCCAGGGTCTGGTCGTACAGCGCCTTGCGCATCAGGCCCCGGGCCAGCAGCACCTGGGCTTCCAGTTCGGCGGGCGTGCGGGCCAGGGCGCCGCGCGCGCCGCTCAGGGCGTCGGTTAGGCCGCGCACAATCTGCTGGTTGCGCAGGGTGGGGGCCAGGGTATCCAAAGCACTCTGGGCCGCGTCCAGCCGGTTTAAGGCCGCCTGCGGCGACTGGGCGCGCGCCGTTACCGCGCCGTCCAGGTTGCTGGCCAGGGCCGCGTACGCCTTGAGGTCCTGCGCGCCCGCTGTGCCAAGGCTCAGGGCCGCCAGCAGACTCCACCGGGCCGCGCGCTTCACGCCGCCACCCGGAGCTGCTGCAGTTCCACAATCAGGCGGCCCACATTGGCCTGCGAGGTGGCGACCACCGCCACGCAGTAGCCGCCCAGCGGGCACACGCAGACGGTCTGGCCGCCCAGGTCCGCCGAGAGCAGCTTCAGCGCCCGTTTCTGAAACAGCATGGCGCTGGCGGCCACCACGCCGCCCAGGCCCGCCGGGTCGCGCACCGCCTTGACCCGCAGCACCTCGCCGCTGGCGCGGCAGACCATCACGCCCTGCACCCCGCTGAAGCGCCCCAGGGTCTGAATCAGGGCGTCCTGGTCGCCCGGCAGCGCCAGGTCATAGGTGCGGGTGGTGGGGGCCACGCCGTATTCGGGGTCGTCGAATTCAAAATCGTCGGCGCTCAGGCCCAGGTCGTCAAACACGGTGTCAGTCTGGGGTTCATCCCAGGTGGCCAGCGGCACATTCTGGGTGAAGAGGGTGGGCGCTTTGGGATACTGCGCTTCAAGTTGCGCCGCCAGATTCAGCAGTTCCTTGCGGGCGCGGGCGGGGGGCAGCACGGTGCTCAGGCGCGCGAGCAACGGCCCAGACAGCACCTTCTGCATGTCCTGCGCCGTCACGGTTTCGGCCGAGAGGCCCTGCTCGCGCAGCACTGAGCGCAGCATGGTCTCGGCCGCACGATCAGAGACGACGCCCGACAAGGCGCGGACAATCATGGTGTACACAGCGTTGGTCATGAGGAACCTCAAGAGAGTATAGAAAGGCCGCGCTTACATTTTTGTCTCATCTGGATTGTGCCGCAACTGGGCCCCCAGGGTGCGGGGGCGCGCGCCGAAAAGGGGCCCTGCTATACTCCCGGCGCGGTCTGGTCCGCCCGGCCAGCGGCCAGCCCCGCACCGCACACCCACACGCACACGCACTCGTAGCTCAGCTGGATAGAGCGGCCCCCTCCTAAGGGGCAGGCCCCGCGTTCGAATCGCGGCGAGTGCACCACGAAAAGCCCCCGCCAGCCGGCGGGGTTTTTTGTGTGCGCCCATCTCCCCCTTACCACCAGCCGCGCCGCTTGAACACGGCCGCCAGGGTGCCGCCAATCAGGATGAAACTCAGCCACGCCATCAGGTAGCCGTAGGGGCTTCTCAGCTCTGGCATGTGTTCAAAATTCATGCCCCACACCCCGGCCAGAAAGGTGAGCGGCAAGAACACCACGCTCACGGCGGTCAGGGTGCGCATCACCTCGTTCATGCGCTGGCTTTGCAGGCCCAGGTGCAGGTCCAGCAGGCTGGTCAGGAGGTCGCGCAGGCCGTCGAGCTGCCCGCTGGCGCGGGTAAACGAATCCTGCACGTCGCGGTAGCGCACCAGGTCGGCCGGGCCGCAGTTGGCGTGCCGGCCCAGCAGCGCCGTGGCCTCGCGCGCCTCGGCGGTCAGGCGCCGGGCCTGGGTGATCAGGTGCTTCATGGCGAACACGTCCGCCACCGGATTCTGCTGTCCCTGAAAGACCCGCTCCTCCAGGGCGTCGGCCCGCTCTTCCAGGGCGTCCACCACCGTGAAAAAGGTGTCGGCGGTCTGGTCAAGCAGTTCGTAGGTGACCTCCTGCGGGGTGTTCACCCGCTCGCGGCCGGTCAGGGCCCATACGGCGCCCAGCGCGCGGGTGCCGGCCGTGCTCATGGTGACCACCGCCTCCCCGAACGTGAGGATGCTCAGGCGCTCAGTGAAATCGTCCACCTCCTCCGGGCGGGCGTACGAGCGCACCGTCACAAAGGCGTGCTCCGGGTAGACCTCGGCGCGGCTCCAGTGGCCGCGTTCCAGCACGTCTTCAAGCGCCAGCGGGTTGATGGGAAAAGCGGCGCGCAGCCGCGCGAGTTCTTCGGGGGTCGCGGCCTGCGCGTCCACCCA carries:
- the tsaE gene encoding tRNA (adenosine(37)-N6)-threonylcarbamoyltransferase complex ATPase subunit type 1 TsaE; amino-acid sequence: MAGHRVAVTLPLAVGERRVLRGLSEQHAFGAAWMALAPGTVLFLEGELGAGKTSFSQGLVAALGFDGAVTSPTYALMNLYPTPAGPVLHVDAYRVRDVAELYEMDLDEQVQRSRLSLIEWGEGLYTDYPDAPVLRLEHMNDPETRQVTRIR
- a CDS encoding magnesium transporter CorA family protein gives rise to the protein MADSPRHPVGAAHSGILGPMIQARQLSTGRPLTWAGETQDIWVDAQAATPEELARLRAAFPINPLALEDVLERGHWSRAEVYPEHAFVTVRSYARPEEVDDFTERLSILTFGEAVVTMSTAGTRALGAVWALTGRERVNTPQEVTYELLDQTADTFFTVVDALEERADALEERVFQGQQNPVADVFAMKHLITQARRLTAEAREATALLGRHANCGPADLVRYRDVQDSFTRASGQLDGLRDLLTSLLDLHLGLQSQRMNEVMRTLTAVSVVFLPLTFLAGVWGMNFEHMPELRSPYGYLMAWLSFILIGGTLAAVFKRRGWW
- a CDS encoding roadblock/LC7 domain-containing protein, which gives rise to MTNAVYTMIVRALSGVVSDRAAETMLRSVLREQGLSAETVTAQDMQKVLSGPLLARLSTVLPPARARKELLNLAAQLEAQYPKAPTLFTQNVPLATWDEPQTDTVFDDLGLSADDFEFDDPEYGVAPTTRTYDLALPGDQDALIQTLGRFSGVQGVMVCRASGEVLRVKAVRDPAGLGGVVAASAMLFQKRALKLLSADLGGQTVCVCPLGGYCVAVVATSQANVGRLIVELQQLRVAA
- a CDS encoding coiled-coil domain-containing protein codes for the protein MATLSRLPVKMLGDLVSPRALERILQDAAQARGGSLDTIDPGMLEDILKKEVFKRLQLSVPAPLAKKRVSEVLNEIMKSTQERLLPNQLSSLLGLEEGARRFSLYFDWPETQRLRGVLSVARQEEKEGRDISALVQEGQNLIDTMDRRLQEGLVEQGQDLAELRATFARVQGMGGKDVRRLDTLIGQIDEAQKQGTLLPGEVERARNLTFNLRKALESSVVQTVENPAVPTSATILDPDAQARVLALEQEHAAQQLASVEREFTALLQARPDLRERHEGLRALQAQAKLTEDVVSGWREALKTERGALLQLQREQFARLEAELGRVQAGADTRIALDSARHLLDSGSLATDELQELQAMHEALQAGVDARAQLELQRELLEIERSARNVPGASAELAPLLADARARLAQGGSVDPASLWSVLERRMGAAAQEREDFDARADRVVQEYDTVRHLAGETTQRLGRLADTLRAQRRLGQLSAQARERYAQTLADAEALLAEAHAEYRAAQEVTSTFGQDALSGLLDVFDFEESTPPLASNPDPTLAPPPPPPSSGGTPASIFDTLLSAPATPPTPAPAPVASAEPAETWTLEGGQIRQGAQTLSAQGMAALLAQATALGLHRLDMGDATHVWSARSTVPGEWRLGRAQNWTELDEQVGAWLDTGLP
- a CDS encoding eCIS core domain-containing protein: MLRASGLEQQEVTRLAVQRQIVSEQLAALPQVEAAPIQRQVQPVPAKPQSPADWVTVMRHRAEQVEGKSLDTRQYAQFTALQRQVANTLVQGFRADRGPAQARYDTYGEHLATLQRHEISAPVSRVVLGLVPPGERLALQRAVDTAVQRYEAEAALSATAAHRQTLQRQLAELDAEATQPVLQRIQARRGGGNPLPEAIQRHLEQGLNHDLSRVRIHDDAEADRLAKGVNALAFTTGSDIFFQSGRFNPNSQSGLELLAHEVTHTVQQSQGRVGPGVDPDAGLEAEARTMGAKLAATPMPQKARPVQRQVASPAPATAVQRWGLGDLKKLAGSARDKLKSAVGTVQKAAQQRIQKTVARVQKAAAPAIKAAREAASQTLKQAQALRARVRTQIQAAGKTAREYGRKTLQTVKDKGQQAVQSARDKAAQLRVQAHQLAVRAASTVVQVQTKLKDKARIISGTLRQAASIAALNLRDKATAARTKLKTAATGLLNNVKTRAQNAWTQAKAAGQQVRQRLTAAAASAKTKIAALAKTAATKAQSLKRRIGAKATRALRTAKGGLGKFLKNRPATALLLGTGAAFTAFQAIKKGGVKGLVNAVKGNASEAWKWATSTEGKATLARLAVTVGVTVGAAALTGLTGGLAAPLLIMAAGSAGGGALGRLAQNAVLRTDDKYKDKVGLMQGVLDPKAMAFDAALGVVMGPGAALAGGLVKGAAGNLGRYALRPMGKGLVQGARRVIGGRLGSQTASRAALGTQQSVGRQAMMNRVQLLWKDMKQYNSKLAKETWDEMKQSLYGSAGVAGKAAKDTKLLLGGRKALKAKQFDIARDRVSVMDHREVLTLASKLKLPSHFSQSRLRELVAQGLVKTNHQLVARPIAQQALKAARGRFGADLKRAAFGAPKRRGETMARRLLRGAGNLLTFGPRATYRTMLEKDAGWSKAIREGVGTGHMIGSMSNEAVKGAVLAAKTEMVKPDGQQEPINGLKLARDSFLNALGFNPDYLSEKAIGAAATDAAKSANSSVGAAGMNDPLQLEDAPKVAGP